Part of the Bacillota bacterium genome is shown below.
CAAAGGTGATTCGAAACTTAGTTGCCCGGTCGGAGCCCAGAGAAGAATTCGCTGATGCCAGTGCTTTCTTGGAAGGGCCGGATATCAGTGAGGTTGAGGCGGCCAAGCAGGAGTGGTTAAACGCTCGCCAATACTTCGATAATGTCGTCGATCCAGATCTAGTTGACTTGGCAATCTACACAATGGATGCCGCAGAGCGCAAGTACATGTATCTGTTGAAGCAGGTTAAGCGAGACTACTTGCGGGAAACTGAGGTCTTA
Proteins encoded:
- a CDS encoding YaaL family protein, whose amino-acid sequence is MVAKLSKVIRNLVARSEPREEFADASAFLEGPDISEVEAAKQEWLNARQYFDNVVDPDLVDLAIYTMDAAERKYMYLLKQVKRDYLRETEVLPDLMGTQKRVSKQS